The following are encoded in a window of Streptomyces sp. SAT1 genomic DNA:
- a CDS encoding glycosyltransferase family 87 protein, giving the protein MQLRDALRTSAPDPAPAAAPRAWLLRPAGAVWFVLLAAVLAARAAHVAVTDAQGGMDNAFVVHAGQVWLHGGAPYGDRRFLYLPSAVLFAAGQALLPAAVLRVAAPVVCVGLVAAGWWCALRLFRVPSRSRFAVLGLLGLVLCWAPVGHLIDLGNWTAVGALALPLALLLADRGRWGAAGVVLGLSVAVKPLLVPVALLLVLARQWRALAWTVALPLALSAGMALVMPDPGGFFTRTLPFLLRGGDALMRPFDCSLPAVLPRLGVPRSAAEALALAAAAAGVVCAGRRWRRADPGPARLADTAAMLMLASYLVSRPSYEHYLVVVVPLLVAGVFEAGSAACSPWFWAALMPQAPGFAFPALEASTRRAFKDVVSLCGLALVLALRCVRPWPGERASGATGTGGPAAAEPAPLGTGPG; this is encoded by the coding sequence ATGCAGCTTCGTGATGCCCTGCGGACCTCCGCCCCGGACCCGGCCCCGGCCGCCGCGCCACGGGCCTGGCTGCTGCGTCCGGCCGGTGCGGTGTGGTTCGTCCTGCTCGCCGCGGTCCTGGCGGCCCGCGCCGCGCACGTTGCGGTGACGGACGCCCAGGGGGGCATGGACAACGCCTTCGTCGTCCATGCCGGGCAGGTGTGGCTGCACGGCGGCGCTCCGTACGGCGACCGGCGCTTCCTCTACCTGCCGAGCGCGGTGCTGTTCGCGGCCGGGCAGGCGCTGCTGCCCGCCGCCGTGCTGCGGGTCGCCGCTCCCGTGGTGTGCGTGGGGCTGGTCGCGGCGGGCTGGTGGTGCGCGCTGCGGCTGTTCCGGGTGCCGTCGCGCAGCCGGTTCGCGGTGCTGGGGCTGCTCGGTCTCGTGCTGTGCTGGGCTCCGGTGGGCCATCTGATCGACCTCGGCAACTGGACGGCGGTCGGCGCGCTGGCGCTGCCGCTGGCGCTGCTGCTGGCCGACCGCGGGCGCTGGGGCGCCGCCGGTGTGGTCCTCGGGCTCTCCGTGGCGGTGAAACCGCTGCTGGTGCCCGTCGCCCTCCTGCTGGTCCTGGCCCGGCAGTGGCGCGCCCTCGCCTGGACGGTGGCACTGCCGCTGGCGCTGTCCGCGGGCATGGCGCTCGTCATGCCGGATCCGGGCGGGTTCTTCACCCGCACGCTGCCCTTCCTGCTCAGGGGCGGTGACGCGCTGATGCGGCCCTTCGACTGCTCCCTGCCCGCGGTGCTGCCCCGGCTCGGGGTGCCGCGATCGGCGGCCGAGGCGCTGGCGCTCGCGGCCGCCGCGGCCGGGGTGGTGTGCGCCGGGCGGCGCTGGCGGCGCGCGGACCCCGGTCCGGCCCGGCTCGCGGACACCGCCGCCATGCTCATGCTCGCCTCGTACCTGGTGTCCCGGCCGTCCTACGAGCACTATCTGGTGGTCGTGGTGCCGCTGCTGGTCGCCGGGGTGTTCGAGGCCGGTTCGGCGGCGTGCTCGCCGTGGTTCTGGGCCGCGCTGATGCCGCAGGCGCCGGGATTCGCCTTCCCGGCCCTCGAGGCGTCGACCCGGCGGGCGTTCAAGGACGTGGTGAGCCTGTGCGGGCTCGCGCTGGTGCTGGCGCTGCGGTGCGTACGCCCGTGGCCCGGCGAGCGTGCCTCCGGGGCCACCGGGACCGGGGGTCCGGCGGCGGCCGAGCCCGCGCCCCTCGGCACGGGTCCGGGCTGA
- the miaB gene encoding tRNA (N6-isopentenyl adenosine(37)-C2)-methylthiotransferase MiaB: MSSIDRSREVGVTRSYEIRTYGCQMNVHDSERLAGLLEDAGYVRAPEGADGDADVVVFNTCAVRENADNRLYGNLGHLAPKKAGRPGMQIAVGGCLAQKDRDTIVKKAPWVDVVFGTHNIGKLPVLLERARVQEEAQVEIAESLEAFPSTLPTRRESAYAAWVSISVGCNNTCTFCIVPALRGKEKDRRPGDILAEVEALVGEGVSEITLLGQNVNAYGSDIGDREAFSKLLRACGAIDGLERVRFTSPHPRDFTDDVIAAMAETPNVMPQLHMPLQSGSDTVLKAMRRSYRQERYLGIIEKVRAAIPHAAITTDIIVGFPGETEEDFEQTLHVVREARFAQAFTFQYSKRPGTPAAEMADQIPKAVVQARYERLVALQEEISWEENKKQVGRTLELMVAEGEGRKDGATHRLSGRAPDSRLVHFTKPDQDVRPGDVVTVEITYAAPHHLLAEGPVLGVRRTRAGDAWEKRTAEAAAKPAGVMLGLPKIGVPEPLPVAANSGCGCD; the protein is encoded by the coding sequence ATGAGCAGCATCGACCGGAGCCGAGAAGTGGGCGTCACGCGCAGCTACGAGATCCGCACCTACGGATGCCAGATGAACGTCCACGACTCCGAGCGGCTGGCCGGGCTGCTGGAGGACGCGGGGTACGTGCGGGCGCCCGAGGGGGCGGACGGCGACGCGGACGTCGTCGTCTTCAACACCTGCGCCGTCCGGGAGAACGCCGACAACCGCCTCTACGGCAACCTCGGCCACCTCGCGCCGAAGAAGGCCGGGCGCCCCGGGATGCAGATCGCGGTCGGCGGCTGCCTGGCGCAGAAGGACCGCGACACCATCGTGAAGAAGGCGCCCTGGGTGGACGTCGTCTTCGGCACGCACAACATCGGCAAGCTGCCCGTCCTGCTGGAGCGCGCCCGCGTCCAGGAGGAGGCCCAGGTCGAGATCGCCGAGTCCCTGGAGGCATTCCCCTCCACGCTGCCCACCCGGCGTGAGAGCGCGTACGCGGCCTGGGTGTCCATCTCGGTCGGCTGCAACAACACCTGCACCTTCTGCATCGTCCCCGCGCTGCGCGGCAAGGAGAAGGACCGCCGCCCCGGCGACATCCTCGCCGAGGTCGAGGCCCTGGTCGGCGAGGGCGTCTCCGAGATCACCCTGCTCGGCCAGAACGTCAACGCGTACGGCTCCGACATCGGCGACCGCGAGGCGTTCAGCAAGCTGCTGCGGGCCTGCGGCGCGATCGACGGCCTGGAGCGGGTCCGCTTCACCTCCCCGCACCCGCGCGACTTCACCGACGACGTGATCGCGGCCATGGCCGAGACGCCCAACGTGATGCCGCAGCTGCACATGCCCCTCCAGTCCGGTTCGGACACGGTCCTGAAGGCGATGCGCCGCTCCTACCGCCAGGAGCGCTACCTCGGGATCATCGAGAAGGTGCGCGCCGCCATCCCGCACGCCGCGATCACCACCGACATCATCGTGGGCTTCCCCGGCGAGACCGAGGAGGACTTCGAGCAGACGCTGCACGTGGTGCGCGAGGCGCGGTTCGCGCAGGCGTTCACCTTCCAGTACTCCAAGCGCCCCGGCACCCCGGCCGCCGAGATGGCCGACCAGATCCCCAAGGCGGTCGTCCAGGCGCGCTACGAGCGTCTTGTCGCCCTCCAGGAGGAGATCTCCTGGGAGGAGAACAAGAAGCAGGTCGGCCGCACCCTGGAGCTGATGGTCGCCGAGGGCGAGGGCCGCAAGGACGGCGCCACCCACCGGCTCTCCGGCCGCGCCCCCGACAGCCGCCTGGTCCACTTCACCAAGCCGGACCAGGACGTCCGCCCCGGTGACGTGGTCACGGTCGAGATCACCTACGCGGCCCCGCACCACCTGCTCGCCGAGGGCCCGGTGCTGGGCGTGCGCCGCACCCGCGCGGGCGACGCCTGGGAGAAGCGCACCGCCGAGGCGGCCGCCAAGCCCGCCGGTGTGATGCTGGGCCTGCCGAAGATCGGCGTCCCGGAACCGCTGCCGGTCGCCGCGAACAGCGGCTGCGGCTGCGACTGA
- a CDS encoding class III extradiol dioxygenase subunit B-like domain-containing protein gives MLVAAAVCPCPPLLVPAVAQGAAPELDAARAACTDALGVLAAARPDLLVAVGPAEQSGRGPHPEGARGSFRGFGVDLDVRLGPDRGEGTGSGAPERALPPSLAVAAWLLERTGWSDCPVEGLGVGEPLAPERCVAAGRDLAARSARVALLVMGDGSACRSLKAPGYLDERAEPFDAAAARALGAADVTSLTSLDAELAYALKVSGRAPWQVLAGAAQDSGLAGTLLYDEAPYGVGYFVAAWS, from the coding sequence ATGCTTGTCGCCGCCGCAGTCTGCCCCTGTCCGCCCCTCCTCGTCCCCGCGGTCGCGCAGGGAGCCGCGCCCGAGCTGGATGCCGCGCGTGCCGCGTGCACGGACGCGCTGGGCGTGCTCGCCGCCGCCCGGCCCGACCTGCTCGTGGCCGTCGGCCCCGCCGAGCAGTCCGGCCGGGGTCCGCACCCCGAAGGCGCCCGCGGCTCCTTCCGGGGCTTCGGCGTGGACCTCGACGTCCGGCTCGGCCCGGACCGGGGCGAGGGCACGGGCTCCGGCGCGCCTGAGCGCGCGCTGCCGCCGTCGCTCGCCGTCGCCGCGTGGCTGCTGGAGCGGACCGGCTGGTCCGACTGCCCGGTCGAGGGGCTGGGCGTGGGAGAACCCCTGGCGCCCGAGCGGTGCGTCGCGGCCGGCCGCGACCTCGCCGCCCGGTCCGCGCGGGTCGCCCTCCTGGTGATGGGCGACGGCAGCGCCTGCCGCTCGCTCAAGGCGCCGGGGTACCTGGACGAGCGGGCCGAGCCCTTCGACGCGGCGGCCGCCCGTGCGCTCGGCGCGGCGGACGTGACGTCCCTGACCTCGCTCGACGCCGAGCTGGCGTACGCGCTCAAGGTGTCCGGCCGGGCCCCGTGGCAGGTGCTCGCGGGCGCGGCGCAGGACTCCGGGCTCGCCGGGACGCTGCTGTACGACGAGGCACCGTACGGCGTGGGTTACTTCGTGGCGGCCTGGTCCTGA
- a CDS encoding antitoxin, translating to MGLLDNVRARLGPARDKVSDLAQRHGGSIEQGLDKAAKMVDEKTKGKYSDKIHAGTGKAKEAVDRLAHPGGADTGAPTPESAAPAQEPPGTSPGSGSGTDRTPPPQTPPQGPPPAS from the coding sequence ATGGGTCTGCTGGACAACGTGAGGGCCAGGCTCGGCCCGGCCAGGGACAAGGTGTCGGACCTCGCGCAGCGGCACGGGGGCTCGATCGAGCAGGGGCTCGACAAGGCCGCGAAGATGGTCGACGAGAAGACCAAGGGCAAGTACAGCGACAAGATCCACGCGGGCACGGGCAAGGCCAAGGAGGCCGTGGACCGGCTCGCCCACCCGGGCGGCGCGGACACCGGTGCTCCCACGCCGGAGTCGGCCGCACCGGCCCAGGAGCCTCCGGGGACGTCCCCGGGTTCCGGCTCCGGCACTGACCGGACGCCGCCTCCGCAGACACCGCCGCAGGGGCCGCCGCCCGCGTCGTGA
- the miaA gene encoding tRNA (adenosine(37)-N6)-dimethylallyltransferase MiaA, which yields MSSAPPAPRVIAVVGPTAAGKSDLGVFLAQRLGGEVVNADSMQLYRGMDIGTAKLTPEERGGVPHHLLDVWDVTVTASVAEYQRLARERIDALLAEGRWPVLVGGSGLYVRGAVDDLRFPGTDPAVRARLEEELTLRGSGALHARLAAADPEAARAILPGNGRRIVRALEVIEITGQPFTANLPGHDSVYDTVQIGVDVARPELDERIARRVDRMWEAGLVEEVRELEAHGLRAGRTASRALGYQQVLTALAGECTLEEARAETVRATKRFARRQDSWFRRDPRVHWLSGAVADLAELPDLALALVERPVTA from the coding sequence GTGAGCAGCGCACCCCCCGCCCCCCGCGTCATCGCCGTCGTCGGCCCCACCGCGGCCGGAAAGTCCGATCTGGGCGTTTTCCTGGCCCAACGCCTCGGCGGTGAGGTCGTCAACGCCGACTCCATGCAGCTCTACCGAGGGATGGACATCGGCACGGCCAAACTGACGCCCGAGGAGCGCGGCGGTGTGCCGCACCACCTGCTGGACGTCTGGGACGTGACCGTCACCGCCTCCGTCGCCGAGTACCAGCGGCTCGCCCGGGAGCGCATCGACGCCCTGCTCGCCGAGGGGCGCTGGCCGGTCCTGGTCGGCGGCTCCGGGCTCTATGTGCGCGGGGCCGTCGACGACCTCCGGTTCCCCGGTACCGACCCCGCGGTGCGGGCCCGGCTGGAGGAGGAGCTGACGCTGCGCGGCTCCGGCGCGCTGCACGCACGGCTCGCCGCCGCCGATCCGGAGGCCGCGCGCGCCATCCTGCCGGGCAACGGCCGCCGCATCGTCCGCGCGCTGGAGGTGATCGAGATCACCGGTCAGCCCTTCACGGCCAATCTGCCCGGCCACGACTCCGTCTACGACACGGTGCAGATCGGGGTCGATGTCGCGCGCCCCGAGCTGGACGAGCGCATCGCGCGCCGGGTCGACCGGATGTGGGAGGCGGGGCTCGTGGAGGAGGTGCGCGAGCTGGAGGCGCACGGCCTGCGCGCCGGGCGTACGGCCTCCCGGGCGCTCGGCTACCAACAGGTGCTCACGGCGCTCGCGGGGGAGTGCACGCTCGAAGAGGCGCGCGCGGAGACCGTGCGCGCCACCAAGCGCTTCGCGCGCCGTCAGGACTCCTGGTTCCGGCGCGACCCGCGCGTGCACTGGCTGAGCGGAGCCGTCGCGGACCTCGCGGAACTTCCGGACCTGGCGCTGGCGTTGGTGGAACGACCGGTTACAGCCTGA
- the dapF gene encoding diaminopimelate epimerase, translated as MSTGIAFLKGHGTENDFVIVPDPENAVELSPAAVAALCDRRAGIGGDGVLHVVRSAAHPEARAMAADAEWFMDYRNGDGSVAEMCGNGVRVFARYLRHAGLVAEGDLAVATRGGVKSVHIAKDGDITVGMGRARLPEGDVAVSVGTHVWPARNVNMGNPHAVAFVDDLADAGDLLSAPPFHPAAAYPDGVNVEFVADRGPGHVAMRVHERGSGETRSCGTGACAVAVAAARRDGADPAVTGTPVTYRVDVLGGTLVITERADGEIEMTGPAVIVAEGEIDREWLETAAG; from the coding sequence ATGAGCACCGGTATCGCCTTCCTCAAGGGTCACGGCACGGAGAACGACTTCGTGATCGTCCCCGACCCGGAGAACGCCGTGGAGCTGTCCCCGGCAGCCGTCGCCGCCCTGTGCGACCGCCGCGCGGGCATCGGCGGGGACGGCGTGCTGCACGTCGTGCGCTCGGCCGCGCACCCGGAGGCCCGCGCGATGGCCGCCGACGCCGAGTGGTTCATGGACTACCGCAACGGCGACGGCTCGGTCGCCGAGATGTGCGGCAACGGCGTACGGGTGTTCGCGCGCTACCTCCGGCACGCCGGGCTCGTGGCCGAGGGCGACCTCGCCGTCGCCACCCGGGGCGGTGTGAAGAGCGTGCACATCGCCAAGGACGGCGACATCACCGTCGGCATGGGCAGGGCCCGGCTCCCCGAGGGCGACGTCGCGGTGAGCGTCGGCACCCATGTGTGGCCCGCGCGCAACGTCAACATGGGCAACCCGCACGCGGTCGCCTTCGTCGACGACCTGGCGGACGCCGGTGACCTGCTCTCCGCGCCGCCGTTCCACCCGGCCGCCGCCTACCCGGACGGGGTCAACGTCGAGTTCGTCGCCGACCGCGGCCCCGGTCACGTCGCCATGCGCGTGCACGAGCGCGGATCCGGCGAGACCCGCTCGTGCGGCACAGGCGCGTGCGCCGTCGCCGTGGCGGCGGCCCGCCGCGACGGCGCCGACCCGGCCGTCACCGGCACCCCGGTGACCTACCGGGTCGATGTGCTCGGCGGCACCCTCGTCATCACCGAGCGGGCGGACGGGGAGATCGAGATGACCGGCCCCGCGGTGATCGTCGCCGAGGGCGAGATCGACCGGGAATGGCTGGAAACAGCGGCCGGTTGA
- a CDS encoding RelA/SpoT family protein has protein sequence MSADATNPAAPGPVAPSAPRRRARPRIDLRRLGRAALLGPTARDRLPDAIGHVAEAHRAHFPDADLEPLRRAYLLAESSHRGQMRKSGEPYITHPLAVTLILAELGAETTTLTASLLHDTVEDTEVTLDQVGEEFGAEVRYLVDGVTKLEKVDYGAAAEPETFRKMLVATGNDVRVMSIKLADRLHNMRTLGVMRPEKQARIAKVTRDVLIPLAERLGVQALKTELEDLVFAILHPEEYAHTRELIAQNASRPHDPLTEVAEQVRGVLREAGIPAEVLVRPRHFVSLHRASRKRGRLRGCDFGRLLVLVHEDADCYAVLGELHTCMTPVVSEFKDFIAVPKFNLYQSLHTAVALPAARPDAPEDAQADGQIVEVLIRTHQMHKTAEAGVVALGNPYAPPAEDPAAGDGERVDPTRPGWLSRLLDWQQAAPDPDTFWSTLREDLAQDREITVFRPGGGTLGLPAGASCIDAAYAQYGEDAHACIGARVNGRLARLSTVLKDGDTVQLLMGQDPASEPSREWLEHARTPAARIAIQRWLTAHPAPADDAPETREDAPDTHPVSAAPVGSPGTPPGRPGPAAAVAADRPGATVRLAGCCTPVPPDRITAFAVRGGAVTVHRVECAAVVRMKSTGRAEIDVRWGDNAACRVTLLAESFGRPHLLADLTEAIALEGVEIVSATVAPPAQQRVHHTYTLQLPDAARLPALMRAMRNVPGVYDVSRAR, from the coding sequence ATGAGTGCGGATGCCACAAACCCTGCGGCCCCGGGCCCGGTGGCGCCGTCGGCGCCCCGGCGCAGAGCCCGCCCGCGGATCGACCTGCGCCGCCTGGGCCGGGCCGCCCTGCTCGGCCCCACCGCCCGGGACCGGCTCCCGGACGCCATCGGCCATGTCGCCGAGGCGCACCGCGCCCACTTCCCCGACGCCGATCTCGAACCGCTGCGCCGCGCCTACCTGCTGGCCGAGTCCTCGCACCGCGGCCAGATGCGCAAGAGCGGCGAGCCGTACATCACGCACCCGCTCGCCGTCACCCTCATCCTCGCCGAACTCGGCGCCGAGACCACCACGTTGACGGCCTCCCTGCTGCACGACACGGTCGAGGACACCGAGGTGACCCTCGACCAGGTGGGCGAGGAGTTCGGCGCGGAGGTCCGCTACCTCGTCGACGGCGTCACCAAACTGGAGAAGGTCGACTACGGCGCCGCCGCCGAACCGGAGACCTTCCGCAAGATGCTCGTCGCCACCGGCAACGACGTGCGGGTGATGTCCATCAAGCTCGCCGACCGGCTGCACAACATGCGCACGCTCGGCGTCATGCGCCCCGAGAAACAGGCCCGCATCGCCAAGGTGACCCGGGACGTGCTCATCCCGCTCGCCGAACGCCTCGGGGTGCAGGCGCTCAAGACCGAGCTGGAGGACCTGGTCTTCGCCATCCTCCACCCCGAGGAGTACGCGCACACCCGCGAGCTGATCGCACAGAACGCGAGCCGCCCGCACGACCCGCTCACCGAGGTCGCCGAACAGGTGCGCGGCGTGCTGCGCGAGGCCGGCATCCCCGCCGAAGTCCTCGTCCGGCCACGGCACTTCGTCTCCCTGCACCGGGCGTCCCGCAAACGCGGCCGGCTGCGCGGCTGCGACTTCGGCCGGCTGCTGGTGCTGGTCCACGAGGACGCCGACTGCTACGCCGTCCTCGGTGAACTGCACACCTGTATGACGCCGGTCGTCTCGGAGTTCAAGGACTTCATCGCCGTCCCCAAGTTCAACCTGTACCAGTCGCTGCACACCGCGGTCGCCCTGCCCGCGGCCCGGCCGGACGCGCCCGAGGACGCGCAGGCGGACGGCCAGATCGTCGAGGTCCTCATCCGCACCCACCAGATGCACAAGACCGCCGAGGCCGGGGTCGTCGCGCTCGGCAACCCCTACGCCCCGCCCGCCGAGGACCCGGCGGCGGGCGACGGCGAGCGCGTCGATCCGACCCGGCCCGGCTGGCTCTCCCGCCTGCTCGACTGGCAGCAGGCGGCGCCCGACCCGGACACCTTCTGGTCCACCCTGCGCGAGGACCTCGCCCAGGACCGCGAGATCACCGTCTTCCGCCCTGGCGGCGGCACCCTCGGCCTGCCCGCCGGGGCCAGCTGCATCGACGCCGCCTACGCCCAGTACGGCGAGGACGCGCACGCGTGCATCGGCGCCCGCGTCAACGGCCGCCTGGCCCGGCTGAGCACCGTCCTGAAGGACGGCGACACCGTCCAGCTCCTGATGGGCCAGGACCCCGCCTCCGAGCCGTCCAGGGAGTGGCTGGAGCACGCCCGTACGCCCGCCGCACGCATCGCCATCCAGCGGTGGCTCACCGCCCACCCCGCCCCGGCCGACGACGCGCCCGAGACCCGCGAGGACGCCCCGGACACGCACCCGGTCTCGGCGGCCCCCGTCGGCTCGCCCGGCACTCCCCCCGGCCGTCCGGGCCCGGCGGCCGCCGTGGCCGCCGACCGGCCCGGCGCCACCGTACGGCTCGCGGGCTGCTGCACCCCCGTGCCGCCCGACCGCATCACCGCCTTCGCCGTGCGCGGGGGAGCGGTGACCGTGCACCGCGTCGAGTGCGCGGCGGTCGTGCGGATGAAGAGCACGGGGCGCGCGGAGATCGACGTGCGCTGGGGCGACAACGCCGCGTGCCGGGTCACCCTGCTCGCCGAATCGTTCGGCCGCCCCCATCTGCTGGCCGATCTGACCGAGGCCATCGCCCTGGAGGGCGTCGAGATCGTCTCGGCCACCGTCGCCCCGCCGGCCCAGCAGCGCGTCCACCACACGTACACCCTGCAACTGCCCGACGCCGCGCGCCTGCCCGCCCTGATGCGGGCGATGCGCAACGTGCCCGGCGTGTACGACGTGAGCCGCGCCCGGTAG
- a CDS encoding M1 family metallopeptidase: MPRTLRSRPPRRRRALTGTLLASAVSVCLLAASAPPAALGLGDRLYPTLGNPGYDVTSYDLSLAYSGDNGKPLRAVTTIDARTTRDLDRINLDFAHGTVDSVQVDGLPADFASAGEDLVVTPRVPLPEQSWVRVTVHHTSDPVSEKGRDGGWVRTADGLAMANQADAAHLVFPCNDHPSDKAMYTFHITAPEGYTAVANGLPAGVTRTGGSATWTYRTRHPMATELAQVSIGRSAVLRRTGPHGLPVRDVVPAADAKALEPWLARTPGQIAWMESKVGPYPFETYGLLMASATTGFELETQTLSLFEKELFTDPAWPQWYVESVMVHELSHQWFGDSVSPRSWSDLWLNEGHATWYEALYADETAHKSMDARMKAAYGASDGWRAAGGPPALPKPPKAGQKVGIFRANVYDGAALVLYALRQEIGKDAFERVERSWVRDHRDSTAATADFEHLASTVAGRDLSGFFQAWLYGEKTPPMPGHPDWKQAPPPAADKAGRTVKAAASARPAGAGTARG, translated from the coding sequence ATGCCGCGCACCCTCCGATCCCGCCCCCCGCGCCGTCGCAGGGCCCTCACCGGGACCCTCCTCGCGTCCGCCGTCTCCGTCTGCCTGCTCGCCGCGAGCGCACCGCCCGCCGCGCTCGGCCTCGGTGACCGGCTCTACCCGACCCTGGGCAACCCCGGGTACGACGTGACGTCGTACGACCTCTCCCTCGCCTACTCCGGCGACAACGGCAAGCCGCTGCGTGCCGTCACCACCATCGACGCCCGGACGACCCGGGACCTGGACCGCATCAACCTCGACTTCGCCCACGGCACGGTCGACTCCGTGCAGGTCGACGGATTGCCCGCCGACTTCGCCAGTGCCGGGGAGGACCTGGTGGTCACCCCGCGGGTCCCGCTGCCCGAGCAGAGCTGGGTCCGCGTCACGGTGCACCACACCAGCGACCCGGTGTCCGAGAAGGGCCGCGACGGCGGCTGGGTGCGCACCGCGGACGGCCTCGCCATGGCCAACCAGGCGGACGCCGCCCACCTGGTGTTCCCGTGCAACGACCACCCCTCCGACAAGGCGATGTACACCTTCCACATCACCGCCCCCGAGGGATACACGGCGGTCGCCAACGGTCTGCCGGCCGGGGTGACCCGCACCGGCGGCTCGGCCACCTGGACGTACCGCACCCGGCACCCCATGGCCACCGAGCTGGCGCAGGTCTCCATCGGGCGCTCGGCCGTGCTGCGCCGCACCGGACCGCACGGCCTGCCCGTGCGCGACGTCGTGCCCGCCGCCGACGCCAAGGCGCTCGAACCGTGGCTGGCCAGGACGCCCGGCCAGATCGCCTGGATGGAGAGCAAGGTCGGGCCGTACCCCTTCGAGACGTACGGCCTGCTGATGGCGTCCGCCACCACCGGCTTCGAGCTGGAGACGCAGACCCTCTCCCTCTTCGAGAAGGAGCTGTTCACCGACCCCGCCTGGCCCCAGTGGTACGTCGAGTCGGTCATGGTGCACGAGCTGTCCCACCAGTGGTTCGGCGACAGCGTCAGCCCCCGCTCCTGGTCGGACCTCTGGCTCAACGAGGGCCACGCGACCTGGTACGAGGCGCTGTACGCCGACGAGACGGCGCACAAGTCCATGGACGCGCGCATGAAGGCCGCCTACGGCGCCTCCGACGGCTGGCGCGCGGCCGGCGGCCCGCCCGCGCTGCCCAAGCCGCCCAAGGCCGGGCAGAAGGTCGGCATCTTCCGCGCGAACGTCTACGACGGCGCCGCCCTGGTGCTCTACGCGCTGCGCCAGGAGATCGGCAAGGACGCCTTCGAGCGCGTGGAGCGCTCCTGGGTGCGTGACCACCGGGACTCCACGGCTGCCACGGCCGACTTCGAGCACCTGGCCTCCACCGTCGCCGGACGCGATCTGAGCGGCTTCTTCCAGGCGTGGCTGTACGGCGAGAAGACCCCGCCCATGCCCGGTCATCCGGACTGGAAGCAGGCACCGCCGCCCGCGGCGGACAAGGCGGGCCGGACCGTGAAGGCGGCGGCGTCCGCGCGGCCGGCCGGGGCGGGGACGGCCCGGGGCTGA